In one Melaminivora jejuensis genomic region, the following are encoded:
- a CDS encoding DUF4148 domain-containing protein, translated as MTQQRLSLSSMIAAAAAVAALGLPGMVFAAYEHPANNEKGVIVHLEHFKSDKTRAQVKAEAEAAMQQGRLSYGESNYPIRTPDAGPGKTRQQVIKELLSESPAERDARLRLYSPG; from the coding sequence ATGACCCAACAACGCCTCTCCCTTTCTTCCATGATCGCCGCCGCGGCCGCAGTGGCTGCCCTGGGCCTTCCGGGGATGGTTTTCGCAGCATACGAGCATCCTGCCAACAATGAAAAGGGCGTCATTGTTCACCTAGAGCACTTCAAGAGCGATAAAACCCGCGCCCAAGTCAAGGCAGAAGCAGAGGCTGCTATGCAGCAAGGCCGCCTTTCCTACGGCGAAAGCAACTACCCGATTCGCACGCCCGATGCAGGTCCCGGCAAGACGCGTCAGCAAGTGATAAAAGAACTGCTGAGCGAGTCGCCTGCCGAACGCGATGCGCGTCTGCGCCTCTACTCTCCTGGTTAA
- a CDS encoding heavy metal response regulator transcription factor has translation MKILIVEDEPKTGEYLRQGLSEAGYVADLVPHGTDGLHMALHGAYDLVILDVMLPGLNGWQVLQSLRERGLQMPVLFLTARDQVEDRVKGLELGADDYLVKPFSFAELLARVRIILRRGPAGNEGTLLRVADLELDLLRRRVSRNGKRVDLTAKEFGLLELLMRRHGEVLPRSLIASQVWDMNFDSDTNVIEVAMRRLRMKIDEGHSVKLIQTVRGMGYVLDVPQEE, from the coding sequence GTGAAGATACTGATCGTCGAAGACGAGCCCAAGACGGGTGAATATTTGCGCCAGGGCTTGAGCGAGGCCGGGTATGTCGCGGACCTGGTGCCCCATGGTACCGATGGGCTGCACATGGCCTTGCACGGTGCCTACGACCTCGTGATCCTGGATGTCATGCTGCCCGGGCTGAACGGCTGGCAGGTGCTGCAATCGCTGCGCGAGCGCGGCCTGCAAATGCCAGTGCTGTTCCTGACCGCACGCGACCAGGTGGAAGACCGCGTCAAGGGACTGGAGCTTGGCGCCGACGACTATCTGGTCAAGCCGTTCTCGTTTGCGGAACTGCTGGCCAGGGTGCGCATCATCTTGCGCCGCGGCCCGGCGGGCAACGAAGGCACCCTATTGCGTGTCGCCGATCTGGAGCTGGATCTGCTGCGCCGCCGGGTCTCGCGCAACGGCAAGCGCGTGGACCTGACGGCCAAGGAGTTCGGCCTGCTGGAACTGCTGATGCGTCGCCACGGCGAGGTGTTGCCACGCTCCCTGATCGCATCGCAGGTGTGGGACATGAACTTCGACAGCGACACCAATGTCATCGAGGTGGCGATGCGACGACTGCGCATGAAGATTGACGAGGGCCACTCGGTCAAGCTCATCCAGACCGTGCGCGGCATGGGTTATGTGCTCGACGTTCCGCAGGAGGAGTAG